One Setaria viridis chromosome 3, Setaria_viridis_v4.0, whole genome shotgun sequence DNA window includes the following coding sequences:
- the LOC117847255 gene encoding polyamine oxidase 1, with translation MIPSTAIIALVLAVLSLAQYAFLVTAAGPRVIIVGAGMSGISAGKRLSEAGLTDLLILEATDHVGGRMHKQNFAGINVEVGANWVEGVNGGKMNPIWPIVNSTLKLRNFRSDFDYLAQNVYKENGGLYDQDYVQKRLDRADKVEESGKKLSGTLHPSGSNDMSILAMQRLYDHQPNGPATPVDMALDYYKFDYEFAEPPRVTSVQNCVPLPTFSDFGDDVYDVADQRGYESVVYNLAGQYLKTDKSGKIVDPRLKLNKVVREISYSPNGVTVKTEDNSVYQADYVMVSASLGVLQSDLIQFKPQLPAWKVVAIYQFDMAVYTKIFVKFPKKFWPEGKGREFFLYASSRRGYYVVWQEFEKQYPDANVLLVTVTDEESRRIEQQSDNQTKAEIMEVLRKVFPGKDVPDATDILVPRWWSDRFYKGTFSNWPIGVNRYEYDQLRAPVGRVYFTGEHTSEHYNGYVHGAYLAGIDSAEILINCAQKKMCKYHVEGKYY, from the exons ATGATTCCCTCCACGGCAATAATTGCTCTCGTGCTTGCAGTACTGAGCCTGGCACAGTATGCTTtcctcgtcaccgccgccggcccccgggTCATCATCGTCGGCGCCGGCATGTCGG GGATCTCGGCGGGGAAGAGGCTGTCGGAAGCTGGGTTAACGGACTTGCTGATTCTGGAGGCGACGGACCACGTCGGCGGGCGGATGCACAAGCAGAACTTCGCCGGCATCAACGTCGAGGTCGGCGCCAACTGGGTGGAGGGCGTGAACGGCGGCAAGATGAACCCCATCTGGCCCATCGTCAACTCCACCCTCAAGCTCAGGAACTTCCGCTCCGACTTTGACTACCTCGCCCAAAACGTCTACAAGGAGAA TGGTGGTCTCTACGACCAAGATTACGTTCAGAAAAGACTTGACCGGGCGGATAAGGTAGAAGAGAGTGGGAAGAAACTCTCCGGCACGTTGCACCCTAGTGGCAGCAACGACATGTCCATCCTTGCCATGCAGCGACTCTACGATCA CCAGCCGAACGGGCCGGCGACGCCGGTGGACATGGCGCTGGACTACTACAAGTTCGACTACGAGTTCGCGGAGCCGCCGCGCGTGACCAGCGTGCAGAACTGCGTTCCTCTCCCGACGTTCAGCGACTTCGGAGACGACGTCTACGACGTCGCCGACCAGCGGGGCTACGAGTCCGTCGTCTACAACCTCGCCGGCCAGTACCTCAAGACCGACAAGTCTGGCAAAATCGTCGATCCCCGGTTAAAGCTCAACAAG GTGGTTCGTGAGATCTCCTACTCCCCGAATGGGGTCACCGTGAAGACGGAGGACAACTCGGTCTACCAAGCAGACTATGTCATGGTTTCTGCAAGTTTAGGAGTCCTGCAGAGTGACCTCATTCAGTTCAAGCCTCAGCTACCT GCATGGAAGGTTGTGGCGATCTACCAATTCGACATGGCCGTGTACACCAAGATATTCGTCAAGTTCCCCAAGAAGTTCTGGCCTGAAGGGAAAGGGAGGGAGTTCTTCCTCTATGCGAGCAGCAGGAGAGGTTACTACGTAGTGTGGCAG GAGTTTGAGAAGCAGTACCCTGATGCCAACGTCCTCCTTGTCACCGTGACTGACGAGGAGTCTAGGCGTATTGAGCAGCAGTCGGACAACCAGACCAAGGCAGAGATCATGGAGGTGCTGAGGAAGGTGTTCCCTGGCAAGGACGTCCCTGATGCGACCGACATCCTTGTCCCGAGATGGTGGTCCGACAGGTTCTACAAGGGCACCTTCTCCAACTGGCCAATTGGTGTGAACCGCTACGAATATGACCAGCTCAGG GCGCCGGTTGGGAGGGTTTACTTCACTGGTGAGCACACAAGCGAGCACTACAATGGCTATGTCCATGGCGCTTATCTTGCAG GAATTGATTCTGCAGAAATTCTGATCAACTGCGCCCAGAAGAAGATGTGCAAGTACCATGTTGAGGGCAAGTATTACTAG